From Alteromonas sp. BL110:
TATGGTTTCTAAGCGATGCTTCCACTGGTCGAGCGTTGTGCCATCTTTAGGGTCTAATTTATCATTCTGGGTTGCTCGAACTATGCCGCTTATTGGCGGTGTCTGATGCAAAAAATTAAGCGCATTAAGATATTTCACCACCTGCATTTCGGCGACGTTTTCCACGCTTAAGGCGCTTTTCTCTAAAGCCTCAAAAGCCTGGCTTTCCGCCGTCGCTTTTATATTGCTTTCAAACAAACTAACAACTAACACAATCAGCAAGGTAGCAAGAACAACTGCCAATATAAAAGTGCTTTTAGCTTCGTTAAACGCAGGTTTAGATGGTAGGACCGACAAGCCAATAATTTCCGTATCACTTGTAATAACTTAAAGCTAGTCAGAGATGTTTTGTTGCGCAAGTTTATAATGAAAAACCTTATATAAAATCGAAAGACAAAACCGTGAGTTACAGCGACACTTTAGCGTTTTAAGCCTCTGTAATGTTGGGCATAAAACCAACAGCATTTGGTATTAAAATTGTCGCGGTGTACACTGCGTGCAAGGTTTTACTAATAAGCAATGGTGGTTATGCACGCACCTACATTTTTGTGGCACGATTTTGAAACATTTGGCACTAGCCCACAAAAAGATCTCCCCTGCCAATTTGCCGCGGTAAGAACAGATATGGATTTAAATGTTGTTGGAAAGCCCATCAACGTTATGAGCGCCATTGCTAATGATTATCTACCTCACCCAGAAGCATGTTTGGTTACCGGCATTACGCCGCAGCAAACAATAAGAGATGGTTCGAACGAGTCGGATTTTGCAGCGCGAATTTACCAAGAGATGTCTACACCAAACACCTGTAGTGTAGGATTTAACAGCATTCGCTTTGACGATGAAGTCTCGCGCTATCTATTTTACCGTAACTTCTACGATCCCTATTCACGGGAATGGCGAAACGGAAATAGCCGATGGGATATTATTGATGTGGCAAGAGCGTGTTATGCGCTTAGACCTGAAGGAATTAATTGGCCAGAACGAGAAGATGGTACACCTAGCTTCAAATTAGAATCGCTCACTGCTGCAAATAACATTGGTCACGAAAATGCACACGATGCGTTGAGTGATGTCTATGCAACCATCGCCTTGGCAAAGCTTATCAAAGAAAAGCAGCCTCGTTTATTTGAGTATGCACTCTCGCTACGCAATAAACATACGGTTATGCAGCAAATTGACTTAAGCAAACCTTCAGTACTTTTGCACATATCCTCTAAATTACCGGCCTCTCAGGGGTGTTGCACTTGGGTAATGCCAATCGCTAAGCACCCAACCAATTCTAATGCGTTTATAGCAATAGATTTGTCCCATGATATAGACAGCTTGCTAAACGACTCGGCCGAAGAGATAAGACAGGCGCTTTACGCACCAGCGGATACGTATTCAGATGTTAAAGATCGCCCGGGCCTTAAACTCATTCACATTAATCGCTCCCCTTTTATTACCACAGCCAAAGCGATGACTGAAGAAAACGCCGCTAGGTTAGGTCTTGATCGAGAACGCTGCCTAGACAATTACAAAACACTCGCAGGCTCTACTGATCTTGCTGCTAAGCTTGTAAATGTGTACGACGAAGAACTCAACAGTACAGAGCATGACATAGATCACGCCTTGTATAGCGGTGGTTTTTTAAATGACGAAGATAGACGTTGGTGCGAGCGTGTTATTAATGCTAAGCCTGACGACCTCGCTACGCTCAGCGGTGAAACCCAGCATGAAGGTTTGCGAAAACAGCTTTTTCGTTATC
This genomic window contains:
- the sbcB gene encoding exodeoxyribonuclease I; translated protein: MHAPTFLWHDFETFGTSPQKDLPCQFAAVRTDMDLNVVGKPINVMSAIANDYLPHPEACLVTGITPQQTIRDGSNESDFAARIYQEMSTPNTCSVGFNSIRFDDEVSRYLFYRNFYDPYSREWRNGNSRWDIIDVARACYALRPEGINWPEREDGTPSFKLESLTAANNIGHENAHDALSDVYATIALAKLIKEKQPRLFEYALSLRNKHTVMQQIDLSKPSVLLHISSKLPASQGCCTWVMPIAKHPTNSNAFIAIDLSHDIDSLLNDSAEEIRQALYAPADTYSDVKDRPGLKLIHINRSPFITTAKAMTEENAARLGLDRERCLDNYKTLAGSTDLAAKLVNVYDEELNSTEHDIDHALYSGGFLNDEDRRWCERVINAKPDDLATLSGETQHEGLRKQLFRYRARNYPNTLTADEMTKWQYHRQARLTDPAFGGSITLENYLMRLEALAHEHSDNPDKQAILRALYQYAKNL